Genomic segment of Candidatus Poribacteria bacterium:
CGTTAATCTGTATATCTTTTTCTATGTAGGTATCTGTGGTCGGCAGATATGCTTCAGGCTGGTAGTAATCGTAGTAGCTGACAAAGTAGTGGACAGCGTTGTTCGGGAAAAATTCTCGGAACTCGCTATATAACTGTGCGGCAAGGGTCTTGTTGTGCGATATGACTAACGCGGGACGTTGCAAATTTGCTATGACGTGCGCCATCGTGAAGGTCTTCCCCGAACCTGTAACGCCCAACAACGTTTGAAGATCGTTCTCTTTTCGCAGAAAATCTTCCGTAAGCATCTGGATTGCTTGCGGCTGATCTCCTTGCGGCGTATAGTCCGAAATCAACTCAAATTTTTCCATATTTTTCACTTTCTTCACGTTTTACGTTTCACGCATCACCGATGAGCATTACACAGCATTTTCGG
This window contains:
- a CDS encoding DEAD/DEAH box helicase family protein, yielding MEKFELISDYTPQGDQPQAIQMLTEDFLRKENDLQTLLGVTGSGKTFTMAHVIANLQRPALVISHNKTLAAQLYSEFREFFPNNAVHYFVSYYDYYQPEAYLPTTDTYIEKDIQIN